Proteins from one Escherichia coli genomic window:
- the lacI gene encoding DNA-binding transcriptional repressor LacI → MKPVTLYDVAEYAGVSYQTVSRVVNQASHVSAKTREKVEAAMAELNYIPNRVAQQLAGKQSLLIGVATSSLALHAPSQIVAAIKSRADQLGASVVVSMVERSGVEACKAAVHNLLAQRVSGLIINYPLDDQDAIAVEAACANVPALFLDVSDQTPINSIIFSHEDGTRLGVEHLVALGHQQIALLAGPLSSVSARLRLAGWHKYLKHNQIQPIAEREGDWSAMSGFHQTMQMLNEGIIPTAMLVANDQMALGAMRAITEFGLRVGADISVVGYDDTEDSSCYIPPLTTIKQDFRLLGQTSVDRLLQLSQGQAVKGNQLLPVSLVKRKTTLPPNAQTASPQALADSLMQLARQISRLESEQ, encoded by the coding sequence GTGAAACCAGTAACGCTATACGATGTCGCGGAGTATGCCGGTGTCTCTTATCAGACCGTTTCCCGCGTGGTGAATCAGGCCAGCCACGTTTCAGCGAAAACGCGGGAAAAAGTGGAAGCGGCGATGGCGGAGCTAAATTACATTCCCAACCGCGTAGCACAACAGTTAGCGGGCAAACAGTCGTTGCTGATTGGCGTTGCCACCTCCAGTCTGGCCCTGCACGCACCGTCGCAAATTGTCGCGGCGATTAAATCTCGCGCCGATCAACTGGGTGCCAGCGTGGTGGTGTCTATGGTAGAAAGAAGCGGTGTCGAAGCCTGTAAAGCGGCAGTACACAATCTTCTCGCGCAACGCGTAAGTGGTCTGATCATCAACTATCCGCTGGATGACCAGGATGCCATTGCTGTGGAGGCAGCCTGCGCTAATGTTCCGGCGCTATTTCTTGATGTCTCTGACCAGACTCCCATCAACAGTATTATTTTTTCCCATGAAGACGGTACGCGGCTGGGCGTAGAGCATTTGGTCGCATTGGGTCACCAGCAAATCGCGCTGTTAGCGGGCCCATTAAGTTCTGTCTCGGCGCGTCTGCGTCTGGCGGGCTGGCATAAATATCTTAAACACAATCAAATTCAACCGATAGCGGAACGGGAAGGCGACTGGAGCGCCATGTCCGGTTTTCATCAAACCATGCAGATGCTGAATGAGGGCATCATTCCTACTGCGATGCTGGTTGCCAACGATCAGATGGCGCTGGGTGCAATGCGCGCCATTACCGAGTTCGGGCTGCGCGTCGGCGCGGATATCTCGGTAGTGGGATACGACGATACCGAAGACAGCTCGTGTTATATCCCGCCATTAACGACCATCAAACAGGATTTTCGCCTGCTTGGGCAAACCAGCGTGGACCGCTTGCTGCAACTCTCTCAGGGCCAGGCAGTGAAGGGCAATCAGCTGTTGCCCGTCTCACTGGTGAAACGAAAAACCACCCTGCCACCCAATGCGCAAACCGCTTCTCCCCAGGCGTTGGCTGATTCCTTAATGCA